Proteins encoded within one genomic window of Burkholderiaceae bacterium:
- a CDS encoding RelE-like translational repressor toxin yields MLPMEFVETPTFTRMVTALLSDDEYREMQNELAEDPERGDLIKGGGGIRKLRHAMQGRGKSGGVRVIYY; encoded by the coding sequence ATGCTTCCCATGGAGTTCGTCGAAACCCCGACCTTTACCCGCATGGTGACGGCGCTACTGTCCGATGATGAGTACAGGGAGATGCAAAACGAGTTGGCGGAAGACCCGGAACGCGGCGATCTCATCAAGGGCGGCGGCGGTATCCGCAAACTGCGCCATGCCATGCAGGGGCGGGGCAAGAGCGGCGGAGTTCGGGTGATTTACTACTGA
- a CDS encoding Helix-turn-helix motif, with amino-acid sequence MEKTLFDDLVQSLKEAKAISKGKAQASRRFEIVPPDVKAVREQIGLSQSEFARLMRVSIKTLQNWEQHRRNPTGPAAALLKIVSAAPKVALESLHG; translated from the coding sequence ATGGAAAAGACACTGTTTGATGATCTGGTGCAGAGCCTGAAAGAAGCCAAGGCCATCTCCAAAGGCAAGGCCCAGGCTTCGCGCCGTTTCGAGATCGTGCCGCCCGACGTCAAGGCCGTGCGGGAGCAGATCGGGCTGTCGCAGAGCGAGTTCGCGCGTTTGATGCGGGTGAGCATCAAGACGCTGCAAAACTGGGAGCAGCACCGCCGCAACCCGACCGGGCCTGCTGCCGCGCTGCTCAAGATCGTCTCGGCGGCGCCCAAGGTAGCGCTCGAATCGCTGCACGGCTGA
- a CDS encoding Leucyl-tRNA synthetase, with translation MREQYHPQEVEKAAQARWSAADVYRVREDPAKKKFYACSMLPYPSGKLHMGHVRNYTINDMLTRYLRMNGHNVLMPMGWDAFGLPAENAALKNGVPPARWTYDNIAYMKKQMQAMGLAIDWSREVATCDPSYYKWNQWLFLKMLEKGIAYRKTQVVNWDPVDRTVLANEQVIDGRGWRTGALVEKREIPGYYLKITDYAEELLEQVQTGLAGWPERVRLMQENWIGKSEGVRFAFTHDIRDDDGALIQDGRMYVFTTRADTIMGVTFCAVAPEHPLAAHAARTNPALAAFIEDCRRGGTTEAELAAREKEGMFTGLHVTHPLEGDPVELWVGNYVLMSYGDGAVMGVPAHDERDFAFAKKYGLPIKQVILVEGRRYDYRHWQDWYADKENGVTVNSDSYSGLPSREAVDAVAHALTVRGLGEKTRTWRLRDWGISRQRYWGTPIPIIHCPQHGAVPVPERDLPVVLPQDCVPDGSGNPLQKHEAFHAGVTCPVCGQPARRETDTMDTFVDSSWYFMRYCDPKLDTAMVGAGTRYWMPMDQYIGGIEHAILHLLYARFWTRVMRDLGLVAIDEPFTRLLTQGMVLNHIYSRRSDTGAIEYFWPNDVTPILDADGKQVGARLKHAVGQLPAGTPIDYEGVGTMSKSKNNGVDPQDLIEKYGADTARLYTMFTAPPEATLEWNDQAVEGSYRFLRRLWAFAARKSAALAAAPPDAAAYGPRAQALRREVHGLLRQVDYDYRRMQYNTVVSGAMKMLNAVEGFDGDDSVGDRAALAETFSILLRCLYPVAPHVTDALWDELGLAARHGALVDAPWPQVDAAALEQDEIELVLQVNGKRRGAIRVPAQADHAAIERIAVESEAFRQAAHGAQPKKVIVVPGRLVNLVV, from the coding sequence ATGCGAGAGCAATACCACCCCCAGGAAGTCGAGAAAGCCGCGCAGGCCCGCTGGAGCGCCGCCGACGTGTACCGCGTGCGCGAGGACCCGGCGAAGAAGAAGTTCTACGCCTGCTCGATGCTGCCCTACCCCAGCGGCAAGCTGCACATGGGCCATGTGCGCAACTACACGATCAACGACATGCTGACGCGCTACCTGCGCATGAACGGCCACAACGTGCTGATGCCGATGGGCTGGGACGCGTTCGGCCTGCCGGCCGAGAACGCGGCGCTGAAGAACGGGGTGCCGCCGGCGCGGTGGACCTACGACAACATCGCCTACATGAAAAAGCAGATGCAGGCGATGGGACTGGCGATCGACTGGAGCCGCGAGGTCGCGACCTGCGACCCCAGCTACTACAAGTGGAACCAGTGGCTGTTCCTGAAGATGCTCGAGAAGGGCATCGCCTACCGCAAGACCCAGGTCGTCAATTGGGATCCGGTGGACCGCACCGTGCTGGCGAACGAGCAGGTGATCGACGGCCGCGGCTGGCGTACCGGCGCGCTGGTCGAAAAGCGCGAGATTCCCGGCTATTACCTGAAGATCACCGACTACGCCGAGGAACTGCTCGAGCAGGTGCAGACCGGTCTGGCCGGCTGGCCGGAGCGGGTGCGGCTGATGCAGGAGAACTGGATCGGCAAGAGCGAGGGCGTGCGCTTCGCGTTCACGCACGACATTCGGGACGACGACGGCGCGCTGATCCAGGACGGGCGCATGTACGTGTTCACCACCCGCGCCGACACCATCATGGGCGTGACCTTCTGCGCGGTCGCGCCCGAGCATCCGCTGGCCGCGCACGCCGCCCGGACGAACCCTGCGCTCGCGGCCTTCATCGAGGATTGCAGACGAGGCGGCACCACCGAAGCGGAACTGGCTGCGCGCGAAAAGGAGGGCATGTTCACCGGCCTGCACGTGACCCATCCGCTGGAGGGCGACCCGGTCGAGCTGTGGGTCGGCAACTACGTGCTGATGAGCTACGGCGACGGCGCGGTGATGGGCGTGCCGGCGCACGACGAGCGCGATTTCGCGTTCGCGAAGAAATACGGTCTGCCGATCAAGCAGGTGATCCTGGTCGAAGGCAGGCGCTACGACTACCGGCACTGGCAGGACTGGTACGCCGACAAGGAGAACGGCGTCACCGTCAACTCCGACAGCTACAGCGGGCTGCCGAGCCGCGAGGCCGTGGACGCGGTGGCTCATGCGCTGACCGTGCGCGGTCTCGGCGAGAAGACCCGTACCTGGCGGCTGCGCGACTGGGGCATCAGCCGCCAGCGCTACTGGGGCACGCCGATCCCGATCATCCACTGCCCGCAGCACGGCGCGGTGCCGGTGCCGGAACGCGACCTGCCGGTGGTGCTGCCGCAAGACTGCGTGCCCGACGGTAGCGGCAATCCGCTGCAAAAGCATGAAGCCTTCCATGCCGGCGTGACCTGTCCGGTGTGCGGTCAGCCGGCCCGGCGCGAAACCGACACCATGGACACCTTCGTCGATTCGTCCTGGTACTTCATGCGCTACTGCGACCCGAAGCTGGACACGGCGATGGTCGGCGCCGGCACGCGCTACTGGATGCCGATGGACCAGTACATCGGCGGCATCGAGCACGCGATCCTGCACCTGCTGTACGCGCGCTTCTGGACCCGGGTGATGCGCGACCTGGGCTTGGTCGCGATCGACGAGCCGTTCACGCGGCTGTTGACCCAGGGCATGGTGCTGAACCACATCTATTCGCGCAGGAGCGACACCGGCGCGATCGAATATTTCTGGCCGAACGACGTGACGCCGATCCTCGACGCCGACGGCAAGCAGGTCGGGGCGCGCCTGAAGCACGCGGTCGGCCAACTCCCCGCCGGCACGCCGATCGACTATGAAGGCGTCGGCACCATGAGCAAGAGCAAGAACAACGGCGTCGACCCGCAGGACCTGATCGAAAAGTACGGCGCCGACACCGCGCGGCTGTACACCATGTTCACCGCGCCGCCGGAAGCCACGCTCGAGTGGAACGACCAGGCGGTCGAAGGCTCGTACCGCTTTCTGCGGCGGCTCTGGGCATTCGCCGCGCGCAAGTCGGCGGCGCTGGCGGCCGCGCCGCCGGATGCGGCTGCGTACGGGCCGCGCGCGCAGGCGCTGCGCCGCGAGGTGCACGGCCTGCTGCGCCAGGTCGACTACGACTACCGGCGCATGCAGTACAACACGGTCGTCTCCGGCGCGATGAAGATGCTGAACGCGGTCGAAGGCTTCGACGGCGACGACTCGGTTGGCGACCGCGCGGCGCTGGCGGAAACCTTCAGCATCCTGCTGCGCTGCCTGTATCCGGTCGCGCCGCATGTGACCGACGCGCTGTGGGACGAACTCGGCCTCGCGGCGCGGCACGGCGC